A single region of the Montipora capricornis isolate CH-2021 chromosome 13, ASM3666992v2, whole genome shotgun sequence genome encodes:
- the LOC138029462 gene encoding uncharacterized protein encodes MVFPCLFPYGKGDYHINRPISCPALHEWAEHLLWYQDGRFAWHKVWKFIVHNMILRKRALEQSRYFVDQQLGDPHITVADLQERLARGDTSLTNKLLYFGANLRGTAQYWHQRHRELRAFVEFMVNEKHGLPSFFMTGSCAEIYFPPLKRLLEEYILQSTGYEFAKSRGQIHWHQLSWREDRQPHQLLHEAREDGCDENEYAARLSHWAEENFAMTALHPAGSDREGQSRKDLWPPPEGSADPILGDRDPLVKMLMEIAATQDGMLEDHLLLVNRVGLHSCSDYCLRTPRHPEPGLQPRERVCRMEFGSEFRPGKKLQSGPEIVKDHNGAPRLEMPRDHPRLVQHSRYQLQSWRANGDVSLILSNSPTENPSTDDMIAIIDYVCGYACKDSEPTGATADLFKDMVNAVDTHDADQVSGKSMCAKMLMKIVGRRDISGPEASFELSGKALWRCSRSFTYLSIETLRSRFGHLTANAKPRFAVSGFTLVVSPYLGLKIRV; translated from the exons ATGGTGTTTCCTTGCTTGTTTCCCTATGGAAAGGGTGATTACCACATCAACCGTCCAATTTCATGTCCTGCACTCCATGAGTGGGCAGAACACTTGCTGTGGTACCAGGATGGCAGATTTGCTTGGCATAAAGTGTGGAAGTTTATTGTTCACAACATGATTCTGAGAAAGCGTGCCCTGGAGCAGAGCAGGTACTTTGTTGATCAGCAACTAGGTGACCCACACATAACTGTAGCAGACCTACAAGAGCGACTAGCAAGGGGTGATACTTCATTAACAAACAAGCTTTTGTATTTCGGTGCAAACTTGCGTGGCACAGCTCAGTATTGGCATCAAAGACACAGAGAGCTTCGTGCCTTTGTTGAGTTCATGGTCAATGAAAAGCATGGATTGCCTTCTTTTTTTATGACTGGAAGCTGTGCAGAGATTTATTTTCCTCCACTGAAAAGGCTATTGGAAGAGTACATTTTACAGAGCACGG GCTATGAATTTGCTAAGTCCCGGGGTCAAATTCACTGGCATCAACTCAGCTGGAGAGAGGACAGACAGCCACACCAGCTGTTGCACGAAGCTCGTGAGGATGGATGTGATGAGAATGAGTATGCAGCTAGACTTAGCCATTGGGCAGAGGAAAACTTTGCAATGACAGCATTACACCCAGCTGGCAGTGACAGAGAAGGACAATCAAGAAAAGACCTCTGGCCACCACCGGAGGGTTCGGCTGACCCGATATTAGGTGATAGGGACCCCCTGGTGAAGATGCTCATGGAAATAGCTGCAACACAGGATGGAATGCTGGAAGATCATTTGCTCTTAGTCAACCGAGTTGGTCTGCACAGTTGTTCTGATTATTGCTTGAGGACTCCTCGTCACCCTGAGCCAGGATTGCAACCAAGGGAACGAGTATGTCGTATGGAATTTGGAAGCGAGTTTCGACCAGGGAAGAAACTGCAGAGTGGCCCAGAAATTGTGAAAGATCATAACGGAGCTCCTCGCCTTGAGATGCCACGTGACCATCCACGTCTGGTTCAGCATTCTCGCTACCAATTACAGTCATGGAGAGCAAATGGGGATGTAAGCTTAATTCTTTCAAATTCACCCACTGAAAATCCCAGCACTGATGACATGATAGCCATAATTGATTATGTGTGTGGCTATGCTTGTAAGGATAGTGAACCTACTGGTGCAACTGCTGATCTCTTTAAGGACATGGTAAATGCTGTTGACACACACGATGCAGACCAAGTGTCCGGGAAGTCAATGTGCGCTAAAATGCTGATGAAGATTGTGGGTAGACGAGATATCAGCGGACCTGAGGCCTCTTTTGAGTTGAGTGGAAAAGCGCTTTGGAGATGTAGCCGTTCATTCACATACTTGTcaatagagaccttaagatcGAGGTTTGGCCATCTTACTGCAAACGCCAAACCGCGGTTTGCAGTTAGCGGTTTCACGTTAGTCGTCAGTCCATATTTGGGACTTAAGATCCGCGTATGA